A single window of Thiomicrorhabdus immobilis DNA harbors:
- the mobA gene encoding molybdenum cofactor guanylyltransferase MobA: MTAKVFSENLSPTFSDISGVVIAGGRGSRVGYQQKALLTYKGEPILKPIMHSLTEQTVSVWVNANAELERYHGLTRQLFSDEYQGFLGPLAGMHAAWQYIETDWAVFVPCDNPNLPHDFVNRLLEAYQSQNNPLVVVDDGERIQPLYLLMHRSMQDSLSEAIAKNHLSVNRWVKENAHTTANFADCCPEAFQNMNTLASFAEAEIS, encoded by the coding sequence ATGACTGCTAAGGTGTTTAGCGAAAACCTGTCTCCTACGTTCTCGGATATCAGTGGGGTTGTTATCGCGGGTGGTCGGGGAAGCCGAGTGGGTTATCAGCAAAAAGCGTTGCTAACCTACAAAGGTGAACCCATTCTAAAACCGATTATGCACTCTTTGACGGAGCAGACGGTTTCGGTTTGGGTGAATGCCAATGCAGAGCTTGAACGCTATCATGGATTAACCCGACAGTTGTTTTCAGATGAATACCAAGGGTTTCTCGGGCCTTTAGCAGGGATGCATGCTGCTTGGCAATATATTGAAACCGATTGGGCGGTGTTTGTGCCTTGCGACAATCCTAACCTGCCGCATGACTTTGTAAACCGGTTGCTGGAAGCCTATCAGTCGCAAAACAACCCTTTAGTGGTGGTTGACGATGGCGAACGTATTCAGCCGTTGTATTTATTGATGCATCGCTCTATGCAAGACTCATTGAGTGAGGCAATCGCCAAGAATCATCTGAGTGTGAATCGCTGGGTGAAGGAAAACGCCCATACAACCGCAAATTTTGCAGACTGTTGTCCCGAAGCGTTCCAAAATATGAATACCTTAGCCAGTTTTGCCGAGGCGGAAATTTCTTAA
- a CDS encoding 3'-5' exonuclease: protein MSNAQLILLDKRNQPVKEYLVAVAASDGLNIKGVEVMASPAKGEKSLLNASIYIPPLEKFDYNPKKLVAESLSKLIIGEETLSIDSFIERCSEDPAVREALTKSITKFSKNLEKLIKEFCVSDVIPLIQESRNDALFKLKTHAKELKGKNIVCLDIEATNISTDPEADIIQVSACDINGKELFNQLINPGYDIPENDKHNITTEMVQGQPTLGQAWDMIHDTLLEADIVLAYSTESDFMYLEKSAEKKMLKFDLDYNTWLDAAELSKDLIGAMRWHSENMYWFFKTPKLTVAYEEVLGKPFPGDAHDALADARATVELFNAMLEKGKQSKVEEKKPKKQQEQITNNPFAALAQLK from the coding sequence ATGAGCAATGCACAACTAATTTTGCTGGATAAGCGCAACCAACCTGTCAAAGAGTATCTTGTCGCGGTCGCGGCCTCCGACGGTTTAAACATTAAAGGGGTCGAAGTCATGGCCTCACCAGCTAAAGGCGAAAAGTCATTACTGAATGCGAGCATCTATATTCCGCCGCTGGAAAAGTTTGATTACAACCCTAAAAAATTAGTGGCTGAATCCTTAAGCAAGCTGATTATTGGTGAAGAGACTCTCTCTATAGATAGCTTTATTGAACGTTGCTCGGAAGATCCTGCGGTACGTGAAGCCTTGACCAAATCCATCACCAAATTCTCTAAAAACCTTGAAAAACTCATCAAAGAGTTTTGTGTTTCCGATGTGATTCCACTGATTCAAGAGAGCCGTAATGACGCTTTGTTCAAACTGAAAACCCACGCTAAGGAACTGAAAGGCAAAAATATTGTCTGTCTTGATATTGAAGCCACTAATATCTCGACCGATCCTGAAGCGGACATCATCCAGGTTTCTGCCTGCGATATTAATGGTAAAGAACTGTTCAACCAGTTGATCAACCCGGGTTACGATATTCCAGAGAATGATAAACACAATATCACCACCGAGATGGTTCAAGGCCAGCCTACGCTTGGACAAGCTTGGGATATGATTCACGACACCTTACTAGAGGCCGATATCGTCTTGGCTTACAGCACAGAAAGTGACTTCATGTACCTAGAAAAAAGTGCTGAAAAGAAGATGCTTAAGTTCGATTTAGATTACAACACCTGGTTAGATGCGGCTGAATTGAGCAAAGACCTGATCGGTGCGATGCGCTGGCACAGCGAAAACATGTATTGGTTCTTTAAAACCCCGAAGCTTACCGTGGCCTATGAGGAAGTATTGGGCAAACCTTTTCCTGGCGATGCCCACGATGCCTTAGCGGATGCCCGTGCTACGGTAGAGCTTTTCAACGCCATGCTTGAAAAAGGTAAACAGTCCAAAGTGGAAGAGAAGAAGCCTAAAAAACAACAAGAGCAAATCACCAACAACCCATTTGCCGCGCTAGCTCAACTCAAATGA
- a CDS encoding UDP-2,3-diacylglucosamine diphosphatase, giving the protein MSSNLSLMNNLENTLLPDWMASIAQDDFILAENDHKKHAYRTIFISDVHLGAKGCKDVFLAEFLKYNECEKLYLVGDIIDGWRLKKRMFWPQSHTNVIRRILTMSKRGTDVVYVTGNHDDFLRRYSGLDFGNIELCDETVFQAQNGERFLVVHGDKYDGVIQTQKWLALLGDWSYETLIIINRYFNQLRRKFGMGYWSLSSYVKHKVKGAVSFISAYEEAVVKDCKEQGFSGVICGHIHHPEIRMIDDVQYLNCGDWVESCTAIVETLDGEIKLLRWVEINHQNNQ; this is encoded by the coding sequence ATGTCATCAAACCTTTCCCTAATGAATAACCTGGAAAACACGCTATTGCCCGATTGGATGGCTTCTATCGCCCAAGATGATTTTATATTGGCCGAAAATGATCATAAGAAACATGCCTATAGAACCATCTTTATTTCCGATGTGCATTTGGGGGCAAAAGGTTGTAAGGATGTGTTTCTGGCCGAGTTCCTAAAATATAACGAATGTGAAAAACTCTATTTGGTGGGCGATATTATCGATGGTTGGCGATTGAAGAAACGCATGTTTTGGCCGCAAAGCCATACCAATGTGATCCGCAGGATCTTGACGATGTCCAAACGCGGTACCGATGTGGTCTATGTGACCGGAAACCATGATGATTTTTTACGGCGTTACTCCGGCTTGGATTTTGGCAATATCGAGCTGTGCGATGAGACGGTGTTCCAAGCCCAAAACGGTGAGCGATTTCTGGTCGTGCATGGTGATAAATATGATGGTGTCATTCAAACCCAGAAATGGCTCGCCTTATTGGGAGATTGGAGTTACGAAACCTTGATTATCATTAACCGTTACTTCAACCAACTTCGACGTAAATTCGGTATGGGGTATTGGTCGCTCTCTTCTTACGTGAAACACAAGGTTAAAGGGGCGGTTTCATTTATCTCCGCTTACGAAGAGGCGGTGGTCAAAGATTGCAAGGAACAGGGGTTTTCTGGTGTTATCTGCGGACATATCCATCATCCGGAAATCAGAATGATTGACGATGTTCAGTATTTGAATTGTGGCGATTGGGTCGAGTCCTGTACCGCGATTGTTGAGACTTTAGACGGCGAGATTAAGTTATTGCGTTGGGTTGAGATTAATCATCAGAATAATCAATGA
- the hisI gene encoding phosphoribosyl-AMP cyclohydrolase, whose protein sequence is MCDTTFKQLEKAKQGEEFDWETLKSQIKFDQDGLIPAIAQQFDSKEVLMMAWMNEKSLQETLETGRVCYWSRSRQNYWRKGEESGQVQILKSLSFDCDGDTILLQVDQTGPACHSGRRSCFYTQIVGQKAIITTNPLIDPEELYKK, encoded by the coding sequence ATGTGTGATACGACTTTCAAACAACTCGAAAAAGCCAAACAAGGTGAAGAATTTGATTGGGAAACCTTAAAAAGCCAAATCAAATTCGACCAGGACGGTTTGATTCCGGCTATTGCCCAGCAATTTGACAGCAAAGAGGTGTTGATGATGGCTTGGATGAATGAAAAATCGCTACAGGAAACACTGGAAACAGGACGTGTTTGTTATTGGTCACGTTCACGCCAAAACTACTGGCGAAAAGGTGAAGAGTCAGGCCAAGTCCAAATATTGAAATCACTGAGTTTCGACTGTGATGGTGACACCATCCTGTTACAAGTAGACCAAACTGGCCCTGCTTGCCACTCAGGAAGAAGAAGCTGTTTTTATACCCAAATTGTTGGTCAAAAAGCGATTATTACCACAAATCCGTTGATTGACCCGGAAGAACTTTATAAAAAATAG
- a CDS encoding GNAT family N-acetyltransferase has product MMFSSNDSLNAFHPSRIYVEILLNLGLDKAIPNVHTQIDMLTIDNQPVPITLNHEEYDNSYVCSPYTAYISYAQDELPLIQSKTQRRLFWGAIRLADKLLKWAKINQTLSINNWLVSTNLPPNWSNQSLQKLTADLIQRYPHHSFNIRSLNPYNHPQLIKNLKAQGWLMIPARQVYLFDNKDRQWWQRSHTKRDQKLLQKTHLQHLKPEEHQQADFTEIEHCFTQLFIEKHSSFNPQFTAAYLYQMHLKGLMRFHSFRDPKSQRIIASIGLFTQQEIITTPMVGYDTHLPKNLGLYRLLMAVLLKETYDSEKMMNLSSGAGNFKSARGGLPTIEYTAFYINHLSCKRKLIMLCFAKLLNKFAPKVFAENQI; this is encoded by the coding sequence TTTAAACGCCTTTCATCCATCGAGAATCTATGTCGAAATCTTACTGAACCTAGGTCTTGATAAAGCCATACCGAATGTGCACACTCAAATCGACATGCTTACCATTGATAATCAGCCTGTTCCCATCACTTTGAACCATGAAGAGTATGACAACAGCTACGTCTGTTCTCCTTACACAGCCTATATCTCTTACGCACAAGATGAATTACCACTGATTCAATCCAAAACTCAGCGCCGGTTGTTTTGGGGAGCGATTCGTTTGGCGGATAAACTGTTGAAATGGGCTAAAATCAACCAAACCTTATCCATCAACAACTGGTTGGTTTCCACCAATTTACCGCCAAATTGGTCAAACCAAAGCCTGCAGAAGTTGACGGCTGATTTAATACAACGTTATCCACATCACAGTTTTAATATACGTTCGTTAAATCCATACAACCACCCCCAGCTAATCAAAAACCTAAAAGCGCAAGGCTGGCTGATGATACCGGCCCGCCAAGTGTATCTTTTTGACAATAAGGACCGCCAATGGTGGCAACGCAGCCACACTAAACGTGACCAGAAATTGTTGCAGAAAACCCATTTACAACACCTTAAACCCGAAGAACATCAGCAAGCGGATTTTACTGAAATTGAACACTGCTTTACGCAACTGTTTATCGAAAAACACTCCTCATTCAATCCACAATTTACCGCGGCTTATCTTTATCAAATGCACCTTAAGGGCTTGATGAGATTCCACAGTTTTAGAGACCCTAAATCGCAACGGATTATCGCCTCCATTGGCTTGTTTACCCAGCAAGAGATCATCACCACCCCCATGGTTGGCTACGACACCCACCTACCCAAAAATCTAGGGCTTTACCGCCTATTGATGGCGGTACTTTTAAAAGAGACTTATGATTCTGAAAAAATGATGAACTTGAGTTCCGGGGCGGGCAATTTTAAAAGCGCTCGTGGCGGTTTGCCTACGATTGAATACACGGCGTTTTACATTAACCACTTATCATGCAAACGTAAATTGATTATGCTTTGTTTTGCCAAACTGCTCAATAAATTCGCACCCAAGGTCTTTGCCGAAAATCAGATTTAA